In one window of Microbacterium natoriense DNA:
- the tmk gene encoding dTMP kinase, with protein sequence MTPSRGSWITLEGGDGSGKTTQANLLADWLTDAGRTVVRTREPGGSEVGQLIRDIVLHHRGDIAPRAEALLYAADRAHHVATVVRPALERGEIVLQDRYLDSSVAYQGAGRVLDGTEIRDLSLWAAEGALPDLTLLLDLDPAAARERLDSADKPFDRLEAEKAEFHGRVRDAYLALADAEPERFLVLDADSSVEDIAAAIRARVEALLS encoded by the coding sequence GTGACGCCGAGCCGCGGTTCGTGGATCACGCTCGAGGGTGGAGACGGCTCGGGGAAGACGACGCAGGCGAACCTGCTCGCGGACTGGTTGACGGATGCCGGACGCACCGTCGTCCGCACGCGTGAACCCGGCGGCTCCGAGGTCGGCCAGCTCATCCGCGACATCGTGCTGCACCACCGCGGCGACATCGCACCGCGAGCGGAAGCACTGCTGTACGCGGCCGATCGCGCGCACCACGTCGCGACGGTCGTCCGCCCCGCGCTGGAACGCGGCGAGATCGTGCTACAGGATCGCTACCTCGATTCCTCGGTCGCGTACCAGGGAGCAGGTCGCGTGCTCGACGGCACCGAGATCCGCGACTTGTCGCTCTGGGCTGCAGAGGGTGCGCTGCCCGACCTGACGCTGCTGCTCGACCTCGACCCTGCCGCGGCCCGCGAACGACTGGACTCGGCCGATAAGCCCTTCGATCGTCTCGAAGCCGAGAAGGCCGAGTTCCACGGTCGCGTCCGAGACGCGTACCTCGCCCTTGCAGACGCCGAACCCGAGCGGTTCCTCGTGCTGGACGCGGACTCATCCGTCGAGGACATCGCCGCCGCGATCAGAGCCCGGGTCGAAGCGCTCCTGAGCTGA
- the topA gene encoding type I DNA topoisomerase, protein MAQGKKLVIVESPTKMRSIQGYLGDGYEVLSSVGHIRDLADKKDIPAADKEAYGKYSIDVENGFDPYYVVSDRKTKTVAELKRALKSADELLLATDEDREGEAIAWHLLETLKPKVPVKRMVFHEITKDAIQAAVGNTRELDIDLVDAQETRRILDRLYGWDVSPVLWYKVKTGLSAGRVQSAATRMIVDRERERMAFVSAEYWDVEALASSASAFKVRLVRVDGGQLARGTDFDDLGKLKKAVVILDEKKAAALAHAVEATGVGTVTKVEAKPGTRSPYAPFTTSTMQQEAGRKLSMSAKQAMSVAQRLYEKGYITYMRTDSTALSTQAVQAARSQAVSLYGDSAVPLKPRVYKSKSKNAQEAHEAIRPSGEKFRTPASVSSQLDREEMRLYDLIWKRTVASQMADAKYETTTVTIAVDAAGQNVEFTASGTVYTFKGFLEAYEEGRDEKRNSQDASDDQSLPIVAVGDELRMSDAEAKGHRTTPKPRYTEASLVKALEEHGIGRPSTFASIIGTVIDRGYATKRGQALVPTWLAFSVVRLLEEHFADLIDYDFTAALEDDLDAIARGEQKRVEWLKSFYYGSDSHVGLRQVVDNLGEIDARALNSTPITETATLRFGKYGPYLEVANPDAPDEKPRIVNVPEDLAPDELTAEKAQELIDAPVAGDRVLGENPENGKIIVVKDGRFGPYVQENDPVSDDAAVDETTGEVVEAPKPKRGAKKEAAPKPRTGSLFRSMSVDTIDLETALQLLSLPRVVGKDPESGEEITAQNGRYGPYLKKGTDSRSLESESQIFDVTVEQALEIYAQPKYGAGSRRASSALAEFEADPVSGKPIRIRDGRFGAYVTDGETNVTIPRGQQVTDITFEIAAQMLADKRAKGPAPKRGAAAKKAPAKKAPAKKAAAKKAPTDAEKAAARSAAAKKAAATRAANAAAKAGS, encoded by the coding sequence TTGGCTCAAGGCAAGAAACTCGTCATCGTCGAGTCCCCGACGAAGATGCGGTCTATTCAGGGGTACCTCGGCGACGGCTACGAGGTGCTGAGCTCGGTCGGGCACATCCGCGACCTCGCAGACAAGAAGGACATCCCGGCCGCCGACAAGGAGGCCTACGGGAAGTACTCGATCGACGTCGAGAACGGCTTCGATCCTTACTATGTGGTCTCCGACCGCAAGACCAAGACCGTCGCCGAGCTCAAGCGCGCACTGAAGAGCGCCGACGAGCTCCTGCTCGCCACTGATGAGGACCGCGAAGGCGAGGCGATCGCCTGGCACCTGCTCGAGACGCTGAAGCCGAAGGTCCCTGTGAAGCGCATGGTCTTCCATGAGATCACCAAGGACGCGATCCAGGCAGCGGTCGGCAACACCCGCGAACTCGACATCGACCTGGTCGACGCGCAGGAGACCCGACGCATCCTCGACCGTCTCTACGGCTGGGACGTCTCGCCGGTTCTCTGGTACAAGGTGAAGACCGGCCTCTCCGCCGGACGCGTCCAGTCTGCAGCCACTCGCATGATCGTCGACCGTGAGCGCGAGCGCATGGCGTTCGTCTCGGCCGAGTACTGGGACGTCGAGGCTCTCGCGTCATCGGCCTCCGCCTTCAAGGTCCGTCTGGTGCGCGTCGACGGCGGACAGCTGGCCCGTGGCACCGACTTCGACGACCTCGGAAAGCTGAAGAAGGCCGTCGTCATCCTCGACGAGAAGAAGGCGGCAGCCCTTGCGCACGCCGTCGAGGCGACCGGCGTCGGCACGGTCACCAAGGTCGAGGCGAAGCCCGGCACGCGCAGCCCTTACGCCCCGTTCACGACCTCCACGATGCAACAGGAGGCAGGCCGCAAGCTCTCGATGAGCGCGAAGCAGGCGATGAGCGTCGCCCAGCGCCTCTACGAGAAGGGGTACATCACTTATATGCGCACCGACTCCACGGCGCTGAGCACCCAAGCGGTGCAGGCGGCGCGGAGTCAGGCCGTATCGCTGTACGGCGACAGCGCGGTGCCGCTCAAGCCGCGCGTCTACAAGTCGAAGAGCAAGAACGCGCAGGAGGCCCACGAGGCGATCCGTCCGTCGGGCGAGAAGTTCCGCACCCCAGCATCCGTCTCCTCCCAGCTCGATCGTGAAGAGATGCGTCTCTACGACCTGATCTGGAAGCGCACCGTCGCCAGCCAGATGGCAGATGCGAAGTACGAGACCACGACGGTCACGATCGCGGTCGACGCCGCCGGGCAGAACGTCGAGTTCACGGCATCCGGAACCGTCTACACCTTCAAGGGCTTCCTCGAGGCGTACGAAGAAGGACGTGACGAGAAGCGCAACTCGCAGGACGCGTCGGACGACCAGTCGCTGCCCATCGTCGCCGTGGGCGACGAGCTGCGGATGTCGGATGCTGAGGCCAAGGGCCACCGCACGACTCCGAAGCCCCGCTACACCGAGGCGTCGCTGGTGAAGGCATTGGAAGAGCACGGCATCGGCCGTCCGTCCACGTTCGCCAGCATCATCGGCACCGTCATCGACCGCGGCTACGCCACCAAGCGCGGGCAGGCCCTCGTGCCGACCTGGCTGGCCTTCAGTGTCGTACGTCTGCTCGAGGAGCACTTCGCCGATCTCATCGACTACGACTTCACCGCCGCTCTCGAAGACGACCTCGACGCGATCGCCCGAGGCGAGCAGAAGCGCGTGGAATGGCTCAAGTCCTTCTACTACGGATCCGACTCACACGTCGGGCTGCGTCAGGTCGTCGACAACCTCGGAGAGATCGACGCCAGGGCGTTGAACTCCACGCCGATCACCGAGACCGCGACCCTTCGCTTCGGCAAGTACGGGCCGTACCTCGAGGTGGCCAACCCCGACGCGCCCGACGAGAAGCCGCGCATCGTCAACGTGCCCGAAGACCTCGCTCCCGACGAGCTCACCGCCGAGAAGGCGCAGGAGCTCATCGATGCTCCGGTCGCTGGCGACCGCGTGCTCGGCGAGAACCCCGAGAACGGCAAGATCATCGTCGTCAAGGACGGCCGATTCGGGCCGTATGTGCAGGAGAACGACCCTGTCTCCGACGACGCGGCTGTCGACGAGACCACGGGCGAGGTCGTCGAGGCCCCGAAGCCGAAGCGAGGCGCGAAGAAGGAAGCGGCCCCCAAGCCGCGAACAGGTTCGCTGTTCCGCTCCATGTCGGTCGACACGATCGACCTCGAGACCGCGCTGCAACTGCTCAGCCTGCCGCGGGTCGTCGGCAAGGACCCCGAATCGGGGGAGGAGATCACCGCGCAGAACGGCCGGTACGGTCCCTACCTGAAGAAGGGCACCGACTCCCGCTCCCTCGAGAGCGAGTCCCAGATCTTCGACGTCACAGTCGAACAGGCCCTCGAGATCTACGCGCAGCCGAAGTACGGCGCCGGCTCTCGTCGTGCGTCGAGCGCGCTCGCCGAGTTCGAGGCAGACCCGGTGAGCGGCAAGCCGATCCGCATCCGCGACGGGCGCTTCGGCGCCTACGTGACCGACGGCGAGACGAACGTCACGATCCCGCGGGGCCAGCAGGTCACCGACATCACGTTCGAGATCGCGGCGCAGATGCTGGCTGACAAGCGTGCGAAGGGGCCGGCCCCCAAGCGCGGCGCCGCAGCCAAGAAGGCTCCCGCGAAGAAGGCTCCCGCCAAGAAGGCGGCTGCGAAGAAGGCGCCGACGGATGCCGAGAAGGCCGCGGCCCGCTCGGCGGCGGCCAAGAAGGCCGCAGCGACGCGTGCGGCCAACGCTGCGGCGAAAGCCGGCTCGTGA
- a CDS encoding helicase: MAGSALAAGVLVVAGALSIGLAAVGGAAVTAQRAAGAADAAALAAADAASGAIAASDDPCVLAARVAAASGASLTGCVLEGFVATVQVEAAYAGLAAVSRARAGPPEGN; the protein is encoded by the coding sequence ATGGCGGGCTCGGCGCTCGCCGCCGGAGTCCTCGTCGTCGCCGGGGCGCTGTCGATCGGTCTCGCGGCGGTCGGCGGAGCGGCCGTCACCGCACAGCGCGCGGCCGGTGCGGCGGATGCGGCGGCCCTGGCGGCGGCGGATGCCGCGAGCGGCGCGATCGCCGCATCTGACGACCCCTGCGTGCTCGCCGCCAGGGTCGCCGCTGCCTCAGGAGCCTCGCTCACCGGCTGCGTGCTCGAGGGCTTCGTGGCGACCGTGCAGGTCGAGGCGGCGTACGCTGGACTGGCTGCCGTCTCCCGAGCCCGAGCAGGGCCACCCGAGGGGAACTGA
- a CDS encoding TadE family type IV pilus minor pilin: MRRRVGCDRGSVAAELALALPAVVLTLLLGAGALGAASRQVSLQDAAADAARLLGRGEGADAASGVVAAAVPGAGLSSRSEGDLVCVTASVDIAIGGLLTLPMRASSCALSGGL; encoded by the coding sequence ATGCGCCGTCGCGTCGGGTGCGACAGAGGATCGGTCGCGGCCGAGCTCGCGCTCGCGCTGCCCGCCGTCGTCCTCACGCTCCTGCTCGGCGCGGGCGCCCTCGGCGCGGCCTCGCGCCAGGTATCGCTGCAAGACGCAGCGGCAGACGCCGCGCGCCTCCTCGGACGAGGGGAGGGGGCGGATGCCGCATCGGGAGTGGTCGCGGCAGCGGTGCCCGGTGCGGGCCTCAGCAGCCGTAGCGAGGGCGATCTGGTTTGCGTCACTGCGAGCGTCGACATCGCGATCGGCGGGCTCCTCACGCTGCCGATGCGAGCGTCGAGCTGCGCGCTCAGCGGAGGACTCTGA
- a CDS encoding DUF4244 domain-containing protein translates to MNTIPTLTRRRAAQLFGDDTGAATAEYVITTMAAVAFAGALVFVLRSDEVRGILTDMVRRALTVS, encoded by the coding sequence ATGAACACCATCCCCACCCTCACCCGCCGTCGTGCCGCACAGCTGTTCGGAGACGACACCGGGGCAGCGACCGCCGAGTACGTCATCACGACCATGGCGGCAGTGGCCTTCGCAGGCGCCCTCGTCTTCGTCCTGCGCTCCGACGAGGTGCGAGGCATCCTCACCGACATGGTGCGCCGGGCTCTCACGGTCTCATGA
- a CDS encoding type II secretion system F family protein, producing MVRLRRRAAVDQGAADAATSVQTLAVLLQAGAVPLVAWKHLAETGDAHAAAVVSRAQEGMLLTAAIEAEGGAWLDLAAAWEIATTVGAPLAEVLRMIAETLRDAASAADDVRIALAEPAGTARLLLLMPFAGLLLGFALGFDTISVIVGNPIGAVCVVLGLLLMLAARMWTKRLLDRAKPAPGTPGMQAELVAVALAGGASVERALRLVAESPASRHGGRERIDTVLELSRAAGVPAGELLRASAAQDRHAARIAGRMRAAALSTRLLIPLGVCTLPAFMLLGVAPLLLSVITSTSLPL from the coding sequence GTGGTGAGGCTGCGTCGTCGCGCCGCAGTCGACCAAGGGGCGGCGGATGCCGCGACCAGCGTGCAGACCCTCGCTGTGCTGCTTCAGGCCGGAGCGGTGCCGCTCGTCGCCTGGAAGCACCTGGCCGAGACCGGCGATGCCCATGCGGCAGCCGTCGTCTCCCGCGCGCAGGAGGGGATGCTGCTGACGGCCGCGATCGAAGCCGAGGGTGGAGCATGGCTCGATCTCGCCGCCGCCTGGGAGATCGCGACGACGGTCGGTGCGCCGCTCGCAGAGGTGCTGCGCATGATCGCCGAAACGCTGCGCGACGCGGCCTCGGCCGCCGACGATGTGCGCATCGCGCTGGCGGAGCCTGCGGGTACCGCGCGGCTTCTGCTGCTGATGCCGTTCGCCGGGCTCCTGCTCGGGTTCGCACTCGGGTTCGACACGATCAGCGTGATCGTGGGCAACCCGATCGGCGCCGTATGCGTGGTGCTGGGACTCCTGCTCATGCTCGCCGCGCGGATGTGGACGAAGAGGCTGCTCGATCGCGCGAAGCCCGCCCCCGGCACTCCGGGCATGCAGGCCGAGCTGGTCGCGGTGGCGCTGGCCGGCGGGGCCTCGGTCGAGCGCGCGCTGCGCCTGGTCGCCGAGAGCCCGGCGTCGCGGCACGGCGGACGAGAGCGCATCGACACCGTGCTCGAGCTGTCTCGTGCCGCCGGTGTTCCCGCGGGCGAGCTGCTGCGCGCATCGGCCGCCCAAGATCGGCACGCAGCTCGCATCGCCGGACGGATGCGGGCCGCAGCTCTCTCGACTCGCCTGCTGATCCCGTTGGGCGTGTGCACGCTGCCGGCCTTCATGCTGCTCGGCGTGGCTCCGCTGCTCCTCAGTGTGATCACCTCCACCTCCCTCCCGCTGTAA